Proteins encoded together in one Micromonospora kangleipakensis window:
- a CDS encoding OFA family MFS transporter yields the protein MLSVLDPRHTVAPPGYSRWLIPPAALAVHLCIGQVYATSVYKNSLIAYFGASQTAIGVIFSIAIVMLGLSAAVGGTWAERSGPRKTMFTSACFWAAGFLVGALGIATKQLWLLYLGYGVIGGIGLGLGYISPVSTLIKWFPDRPGLATGMAIMGFGGGAMLASPVSRQLLSLYDPGFHPTNAGAVASGSALVRLFLTLGVGYFLIMMLGVLNVRVPPPGWRPAGFDPASVRAKPLVTTASVSAANAIRTRSFWLLWIVLFTNVTAGIGILEQAAPMIQDFFRDNGVSAVSIAAASGFVGVLSLFNLAGRFGWSWTSDIIGRKPIYVAYLGLGMVLYTLLALVGHTATVVFVLLAGIIISFYGGGFATVPAYLRDLFGTHQVGAIHGRLLTAWSAAGVAGPLIVNGVLDAQGKPGTFTASAYRPALFTMVAVLAVGFIANLLVRPVPERFHEPDTGGAVPVAPAERTDPVALRPESRPAANAVAPQQARLWISWALVTVLLGYGVVQTVITAAKLITE from the coding sequence ATGTTGTCGGTGCTCGACCCCCGCCATACCGTCGCCCCTCCCGGATACAGTCGCTGGCTCATTCCGCCGGCGGCGCTGGCGGTGCATTTGTGCATCGGGCAGGTCTACGCGACCAGCGTCTACAAGAACTCCCTCATCGCGTATTTCGGGGCCAGCCAGACGGCTATCGGGGTCATCTTCAGCATCGCCATCGTCATGTTGGGGCTTTCCGCGGCGGTCGGCGGCACGTGGGCGGAGCGCAGCGGACCCCGCAAGACGATGTTCACCTCCGCGTGTTTCTGGGCAGCGGGTTTCCTGGTCGGGGCGCTCGGCATCGCCACCAAGCAGCTCTGGCTGCTTTACCTCGGCTACGGGGTGATCGGCGGCATCGGACTCGGCCTCGGCTATATCTCGCCGGTCTCCACCCTGATCAAGTGGTTCCCGGACCGGCCCGGCCTCGCCACCGGCATGGCCATCATGGGCTTCGGCGGCGGCGCGATGCTTGCCAGCCCGGTCTCCCGTCAGCTGCTTTCGCTCTACGATCCTGGCTTCCACCCCACCAACGCCGGTGCGGTGGCCTCGGGCAGCGCGCTGGTACGGCTCTTTCTCACGCTCGGCGTCGGCTACTTCCTGATCATGATGCTCGGCGTGCTGAACGTGCGGGTTCCCCCACCCGGCTGGCGCCCGGCCGGGTTCGATCCCGCCTCGGTCCGGGCCAAGCCACTGGTCACCACGGCGAGCGTGTCCGCGGCGAACGCGATCCGCACGCGCTCGTTCTGGCTGCTCTGGATCGTGTTGTTCACCAACGTGACCGCCGGCATCGGCATCCTGGAGCAGGCCGCCCCGATGATCCAGGACTTCTTCCGCGACAACGGCGTGTCGGCCGTCTCGATCGCGGCGGCGTCGGGTTTCGTGGGCGTGTTGTCGCTGTTCAACCTGGCCGGGCGGTTCGGGTGGTCGTGGACGTCCGACATCATCGGCCGCAAGCCGATCTACGTGGCCTACCTCGGCCTCGGCATGGTGCTCTACACCCTGCTCGCGCTGGTCGGACACACCGCCACGGTGGTGTTCGTGCTGTTGGCCGGCATCATCATCTCCTTCTACGGCGGCGGCTTCGCCACCGTCCCCGCCTACCTGCGCGACCTGTTCGGCACTCACCAGGTGGGCGCCATTCACGGCCGGCTGCTCACCGCCTGGTCCGCCGCCGGCGTGGCCGGGCCGCTGATCGTCAACGGCGTCCTCGACGCCCAGGGCAAACCGGGCACGTTCACCGCTTCGGCGTACCGGCCGGCGCTGTTCACCATGGTCGCCGTGCTGGCCGTCGGATTCATCGCCAACCTGCTGGTCCGCCCCGTCCCGGAACGTTTCCACGAACCGGACACTGGCGGAGCGGTTCCCGTAGCGCCCGCCGAACGGACCGACCCCGTCGCCCTGCGGCCGGAGAGCCGGCCCGCGGCCAACGCCGTGGCCCCGCAGCAGGCCCGGCTCTGGATATCGTGGGCGCTGGTCACCGTGCTGCTCGGCTACGGCGTGGTACAGACCGTCATCACCGCCGCGAAGCTGATCACCGAGTGA
- the selA gene encoding L-seryl-tRNA(Sec) selenium transferase: MPDGTADPRRRVPRTDALLADPVFAAAAGTLGRDRVKAAIVRAQQRARRGDITPEEVRDAALADLPAPAPRAVLNATGVVLHTNLGRAPLSAAAVEAMVAAAGHTDVELDLRTGRRARRGRDTLDALAAAVPDAAAVHVVNNGAAALVLAATALAADAEIVVSRGELVEIGDGFRLPDLLESTGARLREVGTTNRTTRADYAAAIGPRTGFVLKVHPSNFLVTGFTSAVPVRELATLGVPVVADIGSGLLAPDPLLPDEPDSASTLRAGAALVTASGDKLLGGPQAGLLLGDADLVERLRRHPLARALRADKLTLAALAATLHAPTTPTREALHADPAVLRERAERLRDRLGEDGRKAEVVPCVSVVGGGGAPGVELDSWALSLPERYAEPLRTGEPPVLGRVLHGRLLLDLRCVPAEADGTIRAAVLRVGD; encoded by the coding sequence ATGCCCGACGGCACGGCCGATCCGCGTCGGCGGGTGCCGCGCACCGACGCGCTCCTCGCCGACCCGGTGTTCGCCGCCGCCGCCGGCACGCTCGGTCGCGACCGGGTCAAGGCCGCGATCGTCCGCGCGCAGCAGCGCGCCCGTCGCGGCGACATCACCCCCGAAGAGGTACGCGACGCCGCGCTGGCCGACCTGCCGGCGCCGGCGCCCCGGGCGGTGCTGAACGCCACCGGCGTCGTGCTGCACACCAACCTCGGCCGGGCGCCGCTGTCGGCCGCCGCGGTCGAGGCGATGGTCGCCGCCGCCGGGCATACCGATGTGGAGCTGGACCTGCGCACCGGCCGGCGGGCCCGCCGCGGCCGGGACACCCTCGACGCGCTCGCCGCCGCCGTGCCCGACGCGGCGGCCGTGCACGTGGTCAACAACGGCGCCGCCGCGTTGGTGCTCGCCGCCACCGCCCTCGCCGCGGACGCGGAGATCGTGGTCAGCCGCGGCGAACTGGTCGAGATCGGCGACGGGTTCCGCCTGCCCGACCTGCTGGAGAGCACCGGCGCGCGGCTGCGCGAGGTGGGCACCACCAACCGCACCACCCGGGCCGACTACGCCGCCGCGATCGGCCCGCGCACCGGCTTCGTGCTCAAGGTCCACCCGTCGAACTTCCTGGTCACCGGCTTCACCTCGGCGGTGCCGGTGCGCGAGCTGGCCACCCTCGGCGTGCCGGTGGTGGCCGACATCGGCTCCGGGCTGCTCGCCCCCGACCCGCTGCTGCCCGACGAGCCGGACTCCGCCAGCACCCTGCGCGCCGGCGCGGCGCTGGTCACCGCCAGCGGCGACAAGCTCCTCGGCGGCCCGCAGGCCGGGCTGCTGCTCGGCGACGCCGACCTGGTCGAGCGGCTGCGCCGGCACCCGCTGGCCCGGGCCCTGCGGGCGGACAAGCTCACCCTGGCCGCCCTCGCCGCCACCCTGCACGCCCCGACCACCCCCACCCGCGAGGCGCTGCACGCCGACCCCGCCGTGCTGCGTGAGCGGGCGGAACGGCTGCGGGACCGGCTCGGGGAGGACGGCCGCAAGGCCGAGGTGGTGCCCTGCGTCTCGGTGGTCGGTGGCGGCGGCGCTCCCGGGGTGGAACTCGACTCGTGGGCGCTGAGCCTGCCCGAGCGGTACGCCGAGCCGCTGCGTACCGGCGAGCCGCCGGTGCTCGGCCGGGTGCTGCACGGCCGGCTCCTGCTCGACCTGCGCTGCGTGCCGGCCGAGGCCGACGGGACGATCCGGGCGGCCGTCCTGCGGGTGGGCGACTGA
- the selB gene encoding selenocysteine-specific translation elongation factor, with the protein MWVVATAGHVDHGKSTLVRALTGMEPDRWAEERRRGMTIDLGFAWTTLPSGGTVAFVDVPGHERFVPNMLAGVGPAPAALIVVAADEGWMPQSAEHLAALHALGVSYGLLAVTRADLADPGPALAQARAEIAATSLGEVAAVAVSGATGAGLPELRAALDRLAARLPAPAFDAPVRLWVDRSFTIRGSGTVVTGTLGGGRLRVGDQLELAATGEPVRVRGLHSLNAAHQQVDAVARVAVNLRGVSRDRVARGDALLSPGRFRLTDLLDVRLAGDPAADLPATLTLHVGSAAVPARVRPLAPDTVRLRLARPLPLLIGDRALLRDPGRHHVAGGVTVLDVAPPPLRRRGAATARAVVLAGLDGRPDLAGELRRRALVRAGELTRMGVPVTVALVTGDWLADPEHWRRLGVRLTEEVTRYAGEHPLEPGVPVEVLRQRLALPDRALVEALLRPPLRLRAGRVTAAAVDALPEPVARAVDRVRAEYGDRPFQAPETHHLADLGLGPREIGAAVRAGALLKLADNVVLLPGALDDAVRVLARLPQPFTLSAARQALETTRRVAVPLLELLDRRGATRRLPDDAREVVAPPG; encoded by the coding sequence GTGTGGGTCGTCGCCACCGCCGGACACGTCGACCACGGCAAGTCCACCCTGGTCCGGGCGCTCACCGGGATGGAACCCGACCGCTGGGCCGAGGAGCGCCGCCGGGGGATGACCATCGACCTCGGCTTCGCCTGGACCACTCTGCCCTCCGGCGGCACCGTCGCCTTCGTCGACGTGCCCGGGCACGAGCGGTTCGTGCCGAACATGCTCGCCGGGGTCGGGCCGGCGCCGGCCGCACTGATCGTGGTCGCCGCGGACGAGGGCTGGATGCCGCAGTCCGCCGAGCACCTGGCCGCCCTGCACGCGCTCGGGGTGTCGTACGGCCTGCTGGCGGTGACCCGCGCGGACCTCGCCGACCCGGGGCCGGCGCTGGCCCAGGCCCGGGCGGAGATCGCGGCCACCTCGCTGGGCGAGGTGGCGGCCGTCGCGGTCAGCGGCGCGACCGGCGCCGGCCTGCCCGAGCTGCGGGCCGCCCTGGACCGCCTCGCCGCCCGGCTGCCCGCCCCGGCGTTCGACGCCCCGGTCCGGCTGTGGGTGGACCGCTCGTTCACCATCAGGGGCAGCGGCACCGTGGTCACCGGCACCCTCGGCGGCGGCCGGCTGCGCGTCGGCGACCAGCTCGAACTCGCCGCCACCGGCGAACCGGTCCGGGTCCGCGGCCTGCACTCCCTGAACGCCGCGCACCAGCAGGTGGACGCGGTGGCCCGGGTGGCGGTGAACCTGCGCGGGGTATCCCGGGACCGGGTCGCCCGCGGCGACGCGCTGCTCAGCCCCGGCCGCTTCCGGCTGACCGATCTGCTGGACGTGCGGCTCGCCGGCGACCCGGCCGCCGACCTGCCGGCCACCCTCACCCTGCACGTCGGCTCGGCCGCGGTGCCCGCCCGGGTCAGGCCGCTGGCCCCCGACACGGTACGGCTCCGACTGGCCCGCCCGCTGCCGCTGCTGATCGGCGACCGGGCGCTGCTGCGCGACCCGGGCCGGCACCACGTCGCCGGCGGGGTGACCGTCCTGGACGTGGCCCCGCCGCCGCTGCGCCGCCGCGGCGCGGCGACCGCCCGGGCGGTGGTGCTGGCCGGGCTGGACGGCCGGCCCGACCTCGCCGGGGAGCTGCGCCGCCGGGCCCTGGTCCGGGCCGGCGAGCTGACCCGGATGGGCGTGCCGGTCACCGTCGCGCTGGTGACCGGGGACTGGCTGGCCGACCCGGAGCACTGGCGCCGCCTCGGCGTCCGGCTCACCGAGGAGGTCACCCGGTACGCCGGGGAACATCCCCTCGAACCCGGCGTGCCGGTGGAGGTGCTGCGCCAGCGCCTCGCCCTGCCCGACCGGGCACTGGTGGAGGCGCTGCTCCGGCCACCGCTGCGGCTGCGCGCCGGCCGGGTCACCGCGGCGGCGGTCGACGCGCTGCCGGAGCCGGTGGCCCGGGCCGTCGACCGGGTCCGCGCCGAGTACGGCGACCGCCCCTTCCAGGCCCCCGAGACGCACCACCTCGCCGACCTGGGGCTCGGCCCCCGGGAGATCGGCGCGGCGGTGCGGGCCGGTGCCCTGCTCAAGCTCGCCGACAACGTGGTGCTTCTCCCCGGCGCGCTCGACGACGCGGTGCGGGTCCTCGCACGCCTGCCGCAGCCGTTCACCCTCAGCGCCGCCCGGCAGGCCCTGGAGACCACTCGCCGGGTCGCCGTGCCGCTGCTCGAGCTGCTCGACCGGCGGGGCGCCACCCGCCGGCTGCCCGACGACGCCCGTGAGGTGGTCGCCCCGCCGGGCTGA
- a CDS encoding hemolysin family protein, with product MAGQLALVAVLVLVNAALSGSEMALVTLREGQLRRLGRAGRTGGRLVRLAREPNRYLATIQLGITLAGFLASAAAAVSLAEPLVGPLAFLGRAARPVAVVLVTVVLTFVTLVVGELAPKRLAMQWAERWALLSAAPLDLLGRLSRPAVWLLSRSTDLLVRLAGGDPRASREEVTEEELREMLVSQRGLSAQQREILSGAFDIAGRTLREILVPRRDVTVVPASAPAPEAMRRLAAAGRSRAPVVGPGGLDDVCGVLHIRDLVDAGDATAGERARPPLLLPGTLPVADAMRQFRQRHEQIALVVDEHGGVDGLVTMEDLLEEVVGELYDETDRDVRGVVREPDGALLLSGDFPLHDLPDVGVRLTFPLSRDYTTVAGLVLARLGRVPDGPGETVRLPGLTVTVVEVADRAVRRVRLRGPAAGGRPE from the coding sequence ATGGCCGGTCAGCTCGCCCTGGTGGCCGTCCTGGTCCTGGTGAACGCGGCGCTCTCCGGCAGCGAGATGGCGCTGGTGACGCTCCGCGAGGGGCAGCTGCGGCGGCTGGGCCGCGCCGGTCGTACCGGCGGGCGGCTGGTCCGCCTGGCCCGGGAGCCGAACCGCTACCTGGCCACCATCCAGCTCGGCATCACCCTGGCCGGCTTCCTCGCCTCGGCGGCGGCCGCGGTGTCGCTGGCCGAGCCGCTGGTCGGGCCGCTGGCCTTCCTCGGCCGGGCTGCCCGCCCGGTCGCGGTGGTGCTGGTGACGGTGGTGCTGACCTTCGTGACCCTCGTCGTCGGCGAGCTGGCGCCGAAGCGGTTGGCGATGCAGTGGGCGGAGCGCTGGGCGCTGCTCAGCGCCGCTCCGCTGGACCTGCTGGGCCGGCTGTCCCGGCCGGCGGTGTGGCTGCTCAGCCGCAGCACCGACCTGCTGGTCCGGCTCGCCGGTGGGGACCCGCGGGCCAGCCGCGAGGAGGTGACCGAGGAGGAGTTGCGCGAGATGCTGGTCAGCCAGCGGGGTCTGTCCGCGCAGCAGCGGGAGATCCTGTCCGGGGCGTTCGACATCGCCGGCCGGACGCTGCGGGAGATCCTGGTCCCGCGCCGGGACGTGACGGTCGTGCCGGCGTCGGCGCCGGCCCCGGAGGCGATGCGGCGACTGGCGGCCGCCGGCCGGTCCCGGGCCCCGGTGGTCGGGCCGGGCGGCCTGGACGACGTGTGCGGCGTACTGCACATCCGCGACCTGGTCGATGCCGGTGACGCCACCGCGGGCGAGCGGGCCCGGCCGCCGTTGCTGCTGCCCGGGACGCTTCCCGTCGCCGACGCGATGCGCCAGTTCCGCCAGCGTCACGAGCAGATCGCCCTGGTGGTCGACGAGCACGGCGGGGTCGACGGCCTGGTGACCATGGAGGACCTGCTCGAGGAGGTGGTCGGCGAGCTCTACGACGAGACCGACCGGGACGTGCGCGGGGTGGTCCGGGAGCCGGACGGCGCGCTGCTGCTCTCCGGCGACTTCCCGCTGCACGACCTGCCGGACGTCGGGGTGCGGCTGACCTTCCCGCTGTCCCGGGACTACACCACGGTCGCCGGCTTGGTGCTGGCTCGGCTGGGGCGGGTGCCCGACGGGCCCGGGGAGACGGTGCGCCTGCCCGGGCTCACCGTCACGGTGGTCGAGGTGGCCGACCGGGCGGTCCGCCGGGTGCGGCTACGCGGTCCGGCCGCCGGCGGCCGGCCGGAGTGA
- a CDS encoding phosphatidylethanolamine-binding protein produces MPGPRPGSSAYDKQRARLRDLIEQSGRAADQEANQVANRILQDDRGQRGVVRGERTFGPKGEREPGDPK; encoded by the coding sequence ATGCCAGGACCACGGCCGGGCAGCAGCGCGTACGACAAGCAACGGGCACGGCTGCGCGATCTGATCGAGCAGTCCGGGCGGGCGGCGGACCAGGAGGCGAACCAGGTCGCCAACCGGATCCTGCAGGACGACCGCGGCCAGCGGGGCGTCGTACGGGGGGAACGGACGTTCGGCCCCAAGGGCGAACGCGAACCCGGCGATCCGAAGTGA
- a CDS encoding universal stress protein — protein sequence MNSANGAAVVVGVDGSEPSLRAVRLAAADAARRHRPLRVVHGFIWPLLRVPVDPLAEGPPGGGLRHQAQELVAAAVAEAEAAAPGLRVSGEIIDGEASAVLVGESPTATMIGLGDRGLGGFAALVVGAVAIQVASYADCPVLVARGEEHAGGPVVVGVDGSALSRAAVEFAAEEAAVRGTRLHAVHAYTHPVSGGPGDMQPLVYEEHQLRGEEERVLAESITGLTERYPDVPVTRAVVQARPVAALTEAARDAQLLVVGSQGRSELTGLLLGSVSHGVLHHAACPVAVVRAPA from the coding sequence GTGAACTCGGCGAACGGCGCGGCGGTGGTGGTCGGCGTGGACGGCTCGGAGCCGTCGCTGCGGGCCGTCCGCCTCGCCGCGGCCGACGCGGCCCGCCGGCACCGCCCGCTGCGGGTGGTGCACGGCTTCATCTGGCCGCTGCTGCGCGTACCGGTGGATCCGCTCGCCGAGGGGCCGCCCGGCGGCGGCCTGCGGCACCAGGCGCAGGAGCTGGTGGCCGCGGCGGTGGCCGAGGCGGAGGCGGCGGCGCCGGGGCTGCGGGTCTCCGGGGAGATCATCGACGGCGAGGCCTCCGCCGTGCTGGTCGGCGAGTCCCCCACCGCCACGATGATCGGGCTCGGCGACCGGGGCCTGGGCGGCTTCGCCGCGCTGGTGGTGGGCGCGGTGGCGATCCAGGTGGCCTCCTACGCGGACTGCCCGGTACTGGTGGCCCGGGGCGAGGAGCACGCGGGCGGGCCGGTGGTGGTCGGGGTGGACGGCTCGGCGCTGTCCCGGGCCGCGGTCGAGTTCGCCGCGGAGGAGGCGGCGGTGCGCGGCACCCGGCTGCACGCGGTGCACGCCTACACCCACCCGGTCTCCGGCGGGCCGGGCGACATGCAGCCCCTGGTCTACGAGGAGCACCAGCTGCGCGGCGAGGAGGAGCGGGTGCTCGCCGAGTCCATCACCGGGCTCACCGAGCGGTACCCGGACGTGCCGGTCACCCGCGCGGTGGTGCAGGCCCGGCCGGTCGCCGCGCTCACCGAGGCCGCCCGCGACGCCCAGCTGCTGGTGGTCGGCAGTCAGGGCCGGAGCGAGCTGACCGGGCTGCTCCTCGGATCGGTCAGCCACGGCGTGCTGCATCACGCCGCGTGTCCCGTCGCCGTGGTCCGCGCCCCCGCCTGA
- a CDS encoding SAM-dependent methyltransferase — translation MAEPDRPSIARMIDFWLGGEHHFPVDVAAARAFEEAHGPGALIFRSLREFLGRAVRSIADAGVDSFLVFGAGVPTRGNVHEVVPEATVLYTDVDPVTIRLGQRILAGSDRAGYGFGDATDIGTIDPAQLHRFVPGWGRRPVGVVFLGLAAFLDDETLSRTLDELYVAVAPGSFLAVDFDGEELAGYPQALALLGPAFRMRPPAAFGPLLGCWEPTADGVVPVARWRPDGEPAAVPDACYGVVATKPAS, via the coding sequence ATGGCCGAGCCCGACCGGCCGAGCATCGCCCGCATGATCGACTTCTGGCTCGGCGGCGAGCACCACTTCCCGGTGGACGTGGCCGCGGCCCGCGCCTTCGAGGAGGCGCACGGCCCCGGCGCGCTGATCTTCCGGTCCCTGCGCGAGTTCCTCGGCCGGGCGGTCCGGTCGATCGCCGACGCGGGGGTGGACAGCTTCCTGGTCTTCGGGGCCGGCGTGCCGACCCGGGGCAACGTGCACGAGGTCGTCCCCGAGGCGACCGTCCTCTACACCGACGTCGACCCGGTGACCATCCGGCTCGGCCAGCGCATCCTCGCCGGCAGCGACCGCGCCGGCTACGGCTTCGGCGACGCCACCGACATCGGCACGATCGACCCGGCCCAGCTGCACCGGTTCGTCCCGGGCTGGGGGAGGAGGCCGGTCGGGGTGGTCTTCCTCGGGCTGGCCGCGTTCCTCGACGACGAGACGCTCTCCCGGACCCTGGACGAGCTCTACGTGGCGGTCGCGCCGGGCAGCTTCCTCGCCGTCGACTTCGACGGGGAGGAGCTGGCCGGGTATCCGCAGGCCCTGGCGCTGCTGGGGCCTGCGTTCCGGATGCGCCCGCCCGCCGCGTTCGGTCCGCTGCTGGGTTGCTGGGAGCCGACCGCCGACGGCGTCGTGCCGGTTGCCCGGTGGCGTCCGGACGGCGAGCCGGCCGCGGTGCCGGACGCCTGCTACGGCGTGGTGGCGACGAAGCCGGCCTCCTGA
- a CDS encoding PP2C family protein-serine/threonine phosphatase: MPDVAGQVSRALRLAPPDQLAEAADRAIRAALGASRSEVFIADYRFSGLWPVLDPELPDAGFLSCHGVAQRCFSSQHPVLDAGENGRCRVYLPLSVWGERLGVLLVELTGQPDPATVRVAQDIAGELAVALRAADRETDRYRRARRRERLSMAAEMQWDLLPGRSIAHGAFLLAGQLEPAYTVGGDHFDWSVDGDRLTVTVLNGTGNGLAASLLTAVTVNAMRNARRSGGSLVEQAELASDTIFYQHRGSRHVATLLLELDTRRGVVKAVDAGSPHVLRLRGGTVTPIALEQQLPLGMFAETRYDVQEFAVELGDRLFVVSDGVYAAEPAGQEPYGERAMARSMRSTRLQPATEAVGTVMRELHAYHVDADLRDDAVVVCLDWRGSGRADDGCER; this comes from the coding sequence ATGCCGGATGTGGCCGGACAGGTGTCGCGCGCCCTGCGCCTGGCGCCGCCCGACCAGTTGGCGGAGGCCGCCGACCGGGCGATCCGCGCGGCGCTGGGGGCGTCGCGCAGCGAGGTGTTCATCGCCGACTACCGGTTCAGCGGGCTCTGGCCGGTGCTGGACCCGGAGCTGCCGGACGCCGGCTTCCTCTCCTGCCACGGCGTGGCTCAGCGCTGCTTCAGCAGCCAGCACCCGGTGCTGGACGCCGGCGAGAACGGCCGGTGCCGCGTCTACCTGCCGCTGTCGGTCTGGGGCGAGCGGCTCGGGGTGCTGCTGGTCGAGCTGACCGGCCAGCCGGACCCGGCGACGGTGCGGGTGGCCCAGGACATCGCGGGCGAGCTGGCGGTGGCGCTGCGCGCGGCCGACCGGGAGACCGACCGCTACCGCCGGGCCCGGCGCCGGGAGCGGCTGAGCATGGCCGCCGAGATGCAGTGGGACCTGCTGCCCGGGCGCAGCATCGCGCACGGCGCGTTCCTGCTGGCCGGGCAGCTCGAACCGGCGTACACGGTCGGCGGTGACCACTTCGACTGGTCGGTCGACGGCGACCGGCTCACCGTCACCGTGCTCAACGGCACCGGCAACGGCCTGGCGGCCTCGCTGCTCACCGCGGTCACCGTGAACGCGATGCGCAACGCCCGCCGGTCCGGCGGGAGCCTGGTCGAGCAGGCCGAACTGGCCTCGGACACCATCTTCTACCAGCACCGCGGCAGCCGGCACGTGGCGACGCTCCTGCTGGAGCTGGACACCCGGCGCGGCGTGGTCAAGGCGGTGGACGCCGGCTCGCCGCACGTGCTGCGGCTGCGCGGGGGCACGGTCACCCCGATCGCCCTGGAGCAGCAGCTGCCGCTGGGCATGTTCGCCGAGACCCGGTACGACGTGCAGGAGTTCGCGGTGGAGCTGGGGGACCGGCTCTTCGTGGTCAGCGACGGCGTGTACGCCGCCGAGCCGGCTGGCCAGGAGCCTTACGGGGAAAGGGCCATGGCGCGGTCGATGCGGTCGACTCGGCTGCAGCCGGCGACGGAGGCAGTTGGTACGGTGATGCGCGAACTGCACGCGTACCACGTCGACGCGGACCTCCGTGACGATGCGGTCGTCGTCTGCCTGGACTGGCGCGGTTCCGGCCGTGCGGACGACGGGTGCGAGC